The Halichoerus grypus chromosome 9, mHalGry1.hap1.1, whole genome shotgun sequence genome has a window encoding:
- the RPP21 gene encoding ribonuclease P protein subunit p21, which produces MAGPVKDREAFQRLSFLYQAAHCVLAQDPTNQALARFYCHTERTIAKRLVLRRDPSVKRTLCRGCSSLLIPGLTCTQRQRRCRGQRWTVQTCLTCQRSQRFLNDPDHLLWGDRPEAQLGSQAGDRSQTTTAPAKCSSPHSSPPP; this is translated from the exons ATGGCTGGGCCGGTGAAGGACCGCGAGGCCTTCCAGAGGCTCAGCTTCCTGTACCAG GCCGCCCACTGTGTCCTTGCGCAGGACCCCACGAACCAGGCGCTGGCGAGGTTTTACTGCCACACGGAGAGGACCATCGCAAAGCGGCTGGTCTTGCGGCG GGACCCCTCGGTGAAGAGGACCCTCTGTCGTGGCTGCTCTTCCCTCCTCATCCCGGGCCTCACCTGCACCCAGCGCCAGAGAC GCTGCAGGGGACAGCGCTGGACAGTACAGACTTGCCTAACATGCCAACGCAGCCAGCGTTTCCTCAATGATCCTGATCATCTACTCTGGGGAGACCGGCCTGAGGCCCAGCTGGGGAGCCAGGCAGGTGACAG ATCTCAAACCACCACAGCCCCTGCCAAATGCAGCTCACCCCATTCCAGCCCACCTCCCTGA